Within the Erigeron canadensis isolate Cc75 chromosome 6, C_canadensis_v1, whole genome shotgun sequence genome, the region ACCCCATCTAATCAAAAgattatttttcttgaaaatatgAGTTGAGTTTCTTGAAATCATCAATTTCAAGAAAACCAAATGTTGAGACTATTGTTGATTAATAACTGAAAAGATCTAAACTTTTGTAAATCCTATCTTAATCAAAGCTGTTCTATGTTATAAAAATGAGTTgggtatatacatatatgtatatttttttctttttagcatCATCAGATAcaagaaatataaaaatgagtttgaaatatttaaaaagattagATCAAAGTCATAGAAACATACcttgatatattgtaatgaaatTCGAGTTGAATTTGTCGATCAAAGTCAGAGAATTTACGAGTTGCAGAGGTCAAATTGGAAAGAATGTTTGAGAGGGGTTAGATGCAGCGCAAAGAAATGGGTTTTTGGGAGAATgagtaaatatatttatatttatatccaaCCAATGATGTGGAAAAGATGTGCTTTTTGCAGTGGATGGTCCGAAGGGGATGATAATGGAATTTTAGTGAAAGGTTCTTGACTAATCTACAAAACCAAGTCCTTTGAGAATATCACATCATGCATTTTGTATCGTAAAATTAATACTAAAATATCCATCTATCTATACTAGGATCGTAATACTAGTCGTATTATTATCATTGAGTGTTGATATGACACGATTACATTATGTAATACATCGTTAATATCTTTTATACACACTTATCACTATATGTTTAAGTATAGTGTACGAGTATCTTTCAAACGTTTATTTTGGTAGTTAAGTCATAAGTGACATCAAATTGACGATTTATTGGctaatacataattacatatgcCTCGgaattgaattttaaaaaagacacaatttcttttttgtttggGTTACCCGAATATAACAAGTCATCTTTCCATCTAGATGTAACGTGATTACTTGAATATGATGAGTCATTTTTGATTAACATATAAAGGCCTAATCCGAGGTTTTATTAATCAGTTACTGGtttcaacaattttttttgaacaCCTCTATATTACTTTGCTTAAAACAGTATTCAAAGGTAAGACCtcttataataaaacaaatcgtGTTCATGCTAAACTAGTTGATGATGGTTGAATACTTACTTTAGTTAAGTGATATCAAATTGATGAAACTTTGGCCAATACACAGTTTGCTTTTGAATTGAATTTTAAACTATCTCCGATATTTTTAATAAGATAGAACGGTACTCACGCTTTGCGACGGTGTAATGGCAGTGGTGGCGGCGAAGAATGGTGGTGATGGCAGTGGTGCTGACGCCGATTAATGTAGATTAATGATGTAATTTGTTTTTGGtgaaatattaaaactttaaatattaagCAAATtagactattttttttataatatagtatagatataaatatctGATAACACTCCAGTATTGATGAAACTCACCTAAGCTCTCTTTCATTTAAAAGACAATTTGATAGTGATTATTAACTTGTAAGGAGTAAAAACCTCATGATGTCGCGTTACATAACAAGTATAAAGTTCTTATACAGTATTTGTTTTAACACTGACAAGATGCTTAAGCTTGTTTATATAGGCAATGATTGCTTTCGTTTATGATAGTGTTAATGCTAATCCGATTGGTtggaaaaatataatataagtagTACTAGGGGTGAGCATGggtcggtttggatcggtttttggctaaaaccgaTCTCCGAACCGAtcaattcggtttttagaaaatcaaaaccgttggattcggtttttgttcggttcggttttttcggttttttggttcggtttggatcggtttctgtttttgttcatttttttttatttaaaattttacttttttgtttatgatgttatatatttaattttcaatcattaaaaaaaactatgatatagaaactaaaataaagATATGCTTTTTAGtaactaattatactttttagatgttaaaattgatataacttttataaaatgaattgatttaattgtacgttttcatttaaaacatataatttatataaatttgtacattaaaaagacaaaaagtttaaatatattgacatatttacaaattataagcaataaatataaatgtaacatgatataaatataaaataaattaaaatataatggtatcggttcggttcggtttttgtttgattttttggcatatgaaaccgaaaaccgaaccgatccgttcggtttttggaaaacaaaaaccaaaccaatggatttcgttcgattttcggttttttcgattcggttttgtcggtttttttcggtttttggttttccagttcggtttttgctcaccctaATAAGTACTACAAAAGAGTGTTATCTATCATACCTTTGCTTTGCCCCTAATAAAACCAAAATTCGCCAGGatttgttaattatatttttaattgtatatatttaattcaaGTGAAGAACAAACATGGACAGGTTGATGGAATCGAAAGTACTCGTACACTTTTATACAGCTCAAACTATTAAAATACTTGAAGAAAATATTCAttgcatatataattatgtgAAATTCAGATTGTGCAATTTtaataagtttaagtatttattattcTAAAATGGATTTaatacataaacaaatatagagTATAAGGCAAAAAACATGTCCGGGAGAAATTAAAAAGGGAAGCCAATAAACCTTAGATATACAAATGTACGCAATTTCTTACTTTCGGTTTTATGATTCTTCTTtttgaaatgattaatttaccatGAGATGATTTTGGCAAAAAGAATTCGGTGTTTGATATGTTAATGCAATACAATTATACAAGTGGGATTTGGTTGGGTCATATGCACTAATAAAGCcaaaaatattgataaattagtgGGGTTTTAAGAGTAATGATATTATGCTCAGCACGTCATATTCCTTTTTACAGCCACAAAACTTTGATTTGGTATCCACTTCGCCCATAATATGCAATTTGACTTCACTTCCGTCTTGTTTATACTTAAGGTGTTTGGTATCATGAAATGGAAACGAGAGAAAGGGAATAAGAAAGACTTCTCTTGTTTGTTTGCAACAAAGACAGAGAATGGGAAAAGAGGAAGGAGAAAGGGGAATCAATTCTATTttctccattctctacaaattgggtgagaatgaaaatattttttttttaaagttgttatatgtaataaatgtattattatttaaaattttatatttttttatatataaattctcTGTAGGTACTAAACGAcagaatccattctctttccaaatactaattctctttttcactattttcattctctattacattttcattctttatgattccattcttaccaaacacccccttatacTTTAGTCATCTCCTTTATTAAGTTCCTGCGTTAAGTACAAGCTATTTATGTagtaaaaaagttaataattaataaacctATCAATTGTATCATGTTTACCATCACCGGGAAATTTTTTTCTActgtatattatataaaaaataaagaatctttaacttaaatgtatttgcTTTAATCAGAGTATTCTTATAATGATTTTCAAACACTTTTCCCTAACTACCCTCGATATATTTACTTAGAGGGATTTATGAGAATATCAGATCGTTGTACCATTTAATTAAACTTGAAAGAATAAACTTAATATTCTGTTGACATTTATCATGATTTTTGAAAGAACTTATAATCATTTATAGAAATTTGTCCAATCCATGCTTTTGAAGACATGGGTTGGATTTATCTGAACTAGCCCTATCCTCGCGATTGTATACCTATGTGGGCATATATGTGGCTATATGTACTTGTTTTCATTTGGTTTGCCAGTTTATTGTTGTATACTCTGCATAAACTCGAATATGAGAAAAAACGTATCAACACGGTAAGATGTCATTGCCCAAACATATTATAACCTATTTAAATTCttttcgcgtgaacagtaaagCATCCAGGCAAGTAGTTGGCTCAGCAGCCTACCTGCctgcttagtttttttttctttttttttctccccGTTTTTTAGTTAGCGTGCTGTGTAGATTTCAACTTGCTTTTTTgggttttatattattatttttagggtGATAACGTTTTAGTGTCTCACACTTTAACAACTAAatcttttgaaactttttatttttaccattaaagttttatgtttgaTAATTCATGGTATTTCGCTTTGGTCTTTTTTGTTTGCACCATGAACGTTTTAAGTTTCTAATTTTGATCTTTCAAGATACTTTATAACTTTTTACGTCGCCATCAAAGTCTTGTATAAGTGTATTTAAAGATTTACGTATTGTTTAaggatgtgttttttttataatggtgACAGTTGACATGTTAAAATTAATGACCCGCATTTAAGTCTGTATCCAATCGTTGTCCCCGGCCAACAGCCGAGTATAACCCtagttattaattatatgtaaaagTTCATAGCATTTAAAATGGTAAATGGTAACGGGAGATAGGAAAGGGGTCAGCCGGTAGTGCTCCTCTCAGTCTCTCACCCCGTCCAGTTTCTCCCTTGTAGGATTAGTCAAAATAGAAACATTTGAACATATTTTACAACTAACAATCAACCCGGGCTTAACACGGGTTCTCATAGATGCATTGTAAATAATCCGAATGATAGACAAGtatctttaaaatatgttgtcatgtattaaaatgtataataaaaacgttaaataagttaaaaagttgTGATAAATTATGATGCGAAAAACGaaactaaacaaaaataaaagttgtgagttGTAGACACACATTAAAAGACATACCGttggtaaaaacaaaaaagtaaaaccatTATCTGAAAAGACACTATAGTTTTCGGCCTATCATAACGAAAATTTAAGGTTATTAAAATTTTACACAATAATGAgaacatttaataaaattctatattaatgatatatattaaaaaaaagatattttgaattttaaactaaaaaagtatgatgatttcataattaaattaaaaggatatGTAGCTATACCACATAatacaattttcaaaaaaaattatgtcattataattgttttatatttatatatacagcGAATAGATCGGACCTCTTTTAATCACGTAACACATGATGATACAAGTCCTTGATAGATGAAGCTTATCATCACGAAACCTTGTTATATTTGGAGATTGTGATATAAATATACAACATTAAATTATGGTTACAATGTTACAATTCGATTCGTCCCCCTTATCCGCCTCTCGGtataaaacacatttttcataAGTTGCTAGTGATTACAAGCTAGACTTGTCACAAGTCACAAAAAGTTGTTAATTAGTATGGTTCGCTATCAGCATGTGTCACTTGTAATGTAGACTTGTGTTGGTGATCTCGCTCATATATTGATTTCCTCAGTTGCTGACATCCTTGGCTAGTTTGGGTATGATGACTTATAGATATGGTACACAATTCGTATCTCAATTTCAAGTTAGCTTAAAAATTGATTAATTACTctcaaattacaaacaaaaaagaaacacGATTAATACGACGGCAGATTTGATTGGGTCATGTATATCGACAAAAGGTGGGGGCATATAGATGTATAAAAGTTTAAGATAGAACATGCTTTTCTCTCCAGGGCATGATAATATATATGAGTTCCCCATGTAGATTGATTGCACTTTGCACATTATTGTTCCGTGACAGGTAATATTATTTACTCGTATTAACTTTtcacaaaacaacaaaataaaagatatatactttttaggaagatttttagaaTATATAATTAGGACGATTAATCAATTCTCATACTTTTAGTTAATTATTTGAAATGTGTCCTCTGTAATGTAAagccaaaaatatttatatatgtggatCAAAATCAGTATTACAATTAGTAAATGATGATTTCTAATAATTACTAGCTAGTTACTAGTACTATATAAACAATTGCAGATTGCCACAAATGATATAATAATTCGTTTACAATATATGTAAGTTTGGaacaataaatatatgtacTTCACTGATAAAGAAGCCCAAAAATGTGACTAAAGTCTAAAACTAGTATTGGGAACAATCGATGCAAATTATTATATCAACCCATTCTTTTACAATACATGTTATCACGTTTATGACATTGATGTACTTGTACCTTTCATTTTAACGGAAGTTGGTTGCAACTTGCAAGTGTTTTCGAAGTTCTGTTTTCATCAAGCTTCTTATCTTGATTGTTACAAGAAAGGAATCGGACTGGATAATAAGGCTAGCAAGCCGCACAAATAGCATGCCAGATACCTTAAGCCAATGATTGGCCCAAGAACACTCAAGGCCGACTGGGAGTACCAAATTAAAGACACATGTGACATAAAGTCAAACTATTTTTacatatagtatttttttttctttttctaaaagtaAGGATTTTATTCACACTCACCGTAAAAAAACCGGCGGTATATATGTACAATACAACACATCttacaataatttaaaattacacCAATCAATCCAAGTTATACTTTTGTGCTTCGATATATTCTTGAACCACAAGTTATTCTTACATATAGTCATAACAAATTTCCGTAACAAATATACATGCTTCATTAGTTctcatttttttaaacatgtgTCAACAAGTGTAACTCAGATGACAATGGGAGGGGAGGCCGCGATTTTGTGACAACTAACACAaggatttgattttgatttccGGACACTCCTAGCTATATACTCCGTAGTTACAACTATATATTGAGTGAATCGTGTATACCTCACATTGTGGATATGTAGCCGATTATAGGCTGAATTAGGTTGCCGATTATCAACATTTTGCCACAAACATAGTAAAACATGTAAGATCCCGAGCTAAAACTAtacatataaaatgtaaaaggaTTTGTAACTGGACTCAACTCCACATCTATATTACAAGTAGAACAAAAAGTGATACATCTACTTGAAAAACCAATCGAGAGCATGCATTTATTTCTGGTCCATGATGGTAAAAAGAATCATTCTTTGGTCCAAAACCGGACATTTTTCAAATCAACTagattgtgattgaaattgCCATACAAAGTTGCAACCAAACTGGCACTAAAGTAGCACCAAATCAACACTGAACTAGCCCTACGAAGTTGGGTTTTTAGGTTCCATTCAAACTTTTTGAATCGGTTTAAAGAGACTGATCATATATGCTCAaacattatttgatatttctacATCAATTCTGCATAGAAGTTAAAAATTCACTATGTATAGTAGTCAACAATATTAACAAAACAGGATCTAACACCAATTCATTCACTTGATCAGATCATCatcatttatcaaaaaaatcGATCATCAAGAAAGTCAAAATTGAGAAATAGTAAAACCTCATATGACGATCGCCACCATTACTGAAATCAATTCGGAACTTCATGCTCATATTCGGATAACAAAACCCCCAATTCTGCACTATTCCTACTGTATCATTCGTATCGAACGTCTCGTATATGTAAACCTCCTTCAATCCTTCTTTCCATAGCGCCGTTCCGTTACCACACTTTATATGATTCACCAATCCTCTCAAATACATTTCCGCGTAAAATTGACGTCCTTCCACCTCATTCGTCGAATCGTAACTCGGCCATCCTGTTTCCGTTACAATTAACGGAATATTCTCGTGTCCTGCAACTGCCATCGCCGCAATCACCGAAtcaaccattagatcaaataaGTTTCTGTATCTAACTCCGGTTACTGCATCATCTCTGAAACTATAACTACTTTCCTGAAACAAAGCGAATCCGAGAGGTATCTCCGGCCGTCGTTTATACATGTTGTACGGATACAAACTCACGAAAAACGACGAATTCGTTTCTTTTAACAGATCGAGCAACGGCTTGATAAGAAATCGGCTCACCGGATCCTGAAACTGCGCCGAGGACGGCGGAAACGACGTCGCCATGATGTTAATGAACGAAAACGTCGTTGAAACAATGATCTGACGGATTCCGATATCGGTGAGAGAGCTCTGTACGTTGCGGATCGCCGGAATCAGTAGATTTGCATACGTAACGTTACCTTGAGATAGGACATGATTTCCGACGGAAATCGCGGTGATGTGTGCGCGAGGATAGTACGGGATGACGTGATTGTAAAGCCACGTGTCGGCAGCGGAGCGGTTGCCGGCGATGGCAGGGATTAAGGAGTTAGGAATGGAGATGAAGAGTGAGATGTTAGTGTAACTGAATGCTCGGATGATGCTAGGGTTTGGTACAGGAAGACGTACGGCGGTTATTTTTAGCGATTGGAAGAGGTTGATGACGTGTTCCGGCGGAGGGAGGTCCGGCGATGAGATGTAGGTGACGccgatggtggtggcggtggtggtgaggATGAGAGAAAGGAAGGCGAGGAGAGAAAGAGAGTAGGTGGACATAGTTTGTTACGGTGAGAGTCAAATGCAGGTTTGTTGTGTTGAACGGAATTTGGCGTGTATATTACTAGCAAGTTACTGGTAGTTGGGTTTTGGCGGGAGATTTTATATATGGTGAAATACGACGTTAGATATTTTACGAGTAATTTTTAATCAGATACTGTATTTGTTACTTGTTAGGACTCTCAAATACTTGCCCCATTTAAACCCGGCCAACCCAAAAGGATTTTTATCAACCTAATCGTTCTTGGCTTCTTGCATATTATTGCTGACCATATGAAAGACTCGGAACAATTGCATTTTCTCTAGTAAACCTCTATCGATTTGCTAGGGAGTTAAGGAGCTTAAGAGCCTTAGAATCCGTTGGCTATATCTAACGgcgagcaaaaaccgaaccacaaATCATGGAAACCGGGTTAAAAACCATTAAAACCGTGTATCCTTGTAGTTAGAAACCTTAACATTAGGCTTTGCTCCAACTTGGATCACGTAAGAAAGCAATCATGTTTGTACTAACTTGCATGTTTTGCTTGTCTAACTACAATGATACAGGGGTTTAGTTTTTCAAAAGTATTCGTCATGGCACACACATTGGTTACTtcacttctttttttatttgaacgGCGGGTGGGAAGGTCGTTCCATCGAGCTGaacagtgacatccaaacgggCAGTAGAGTATTATTTTTCGTATcataaaa harbors:
- the LOC122602598 gene encoding glucan endo-1,3-beta-glucosidase, which codes for MSTYSLSLLAFLSLILTTTATTIGVTYISSPDLPPPEHVINLFQSLKITAVRLPVPNPSIIRAFSYTNISLFISIPNSLIPAIAGNRSAADTWLYNHVIPYYPRAHITAISVGNHVLSQGNVTYANLLIPAIRNVQSSLTDIGIRQIIVSTTFSFINIMATSFPPSSAQFQDPVSRFLIKPLLDLLKETNSSFFVSLYPYNMYKRRPEIPLGFALFQESSYSFRDDAVTGVRYRNLFDLMVDSVIAAMAVAGHENIPLIVTETGWPSYDSTNEVEGRQFYAEMYLRGLVNHIKCGNGTALWKEGLKEVYIYETFDTNDTVGIVQNWGFCYPNMSMKFRIDFSNGGDRHMRFYYFSILTFLMIDFFDK